The nucleotide sequence ATACAATGGAGGAGTTTATAGATAATACGATTATTTACCTTGGACAATATTTTCTCCGAAATAATTCTGAATCTGGATTTTCAGCGGATAAGAGGTGTTTTGGATGGACGGTGGGACAAAAAAGGGATGATAGAATTGAAACTGCTTTATTTTGCACTGGCGTCTGGCACAATTTGCTAAACTTGTACCCGACTTAATTCTGTCCCACAGCCCGAAATTCGTCTTCATCTATAGCATCTTCTCTAAGTTGATTGGTTGCTATATTTTCAAAAATTAAAAACGGTTTATCTTGAGCAATCCAAATTTTTTGATTAATATAAGCTAAATATGCTGTGGCTATCACAAGAGCTATTGTTGCAATTGCAATAAAAGTTTCAGGGCTTATGCCCAAGATTAAAAATGTGATTATCGCAGAGACTATTACTATAATTATGAATGTAAGAGGTATTTTTAAAGCTTTAATTTTTTCTAAATACATTCTCTGCATATATGGTAATGAGAACCCTTTAATGTTTTCGAATTGTAATAATGACGCCGCATTTCACATAATCCATCCCCCGAATTTTTACAGGTCATTCTATCCCCCGAAGACTACACAGAATCCTCCTTTGTCACCACTTCCGACATCCTTAAATCTCAGAGTGGCATTCTAAATTTACAATGACAATGGAATCAAAATCCAGAAAAATTAATCTTATGTGATGGAGTGCCCGCTCTTAGCGGTAGAAGTATGAAACTGCCAGTGAGATCTGGCAAGGATTGAACAAAGGTCTTTAAAAAACATCATGAACTACGAAGAAGTCAGCGCCCTTCAAAAAGCCTTTAATTCCGTGAAGGAAACGCAGGCTGCGAACCTGCCACCGGACTTCGCGGAAAGAAAAAAGAGGCTTAAAACCGCAAGGGAACTCTGTGTTGGGAACGAAGAACTTCTTGTGAAAGCAATTGCTAACCTCAGGAAAAACGGCATAAAAGTACATATCGTAAAGGAAAAACAGGAAGCAATCGACATAATTTTAAATGAAATCGGAGAGGAAAAACTCGTTGTAAAATCCAAATCCAATGTCACAAAGGAAATAGAATTAACAAAAGCGCTTGAAAAAAAAGGATTAACAGTAGTTGAAACCGACATTGGCGATAGGATTCTCCAGCTCTTGCATGCAAGCCCCTCCCATCCCACAGGTCCTGTGGCGCATCTCTCGGCAAAAGAGATTGCGAAGCGGCTTTCCACGCATTATAATAAACCCATAAAGGAAAATCCTGAAGAAATTGTAAAGGCAGTAAAGGAGGATGTTATCTCTAATCTCGAAAAAGCAAATATTGGCATAACGGGAGCCAATGCCATAACAGCCGAGGAGGGCTCGATTGTTATAATACATAACGAAGGGAATATCCATGAGGTCATGCGGAAGGAAAAACACATAGTTGTGACTTCCACAGACAAGCTCTATCCCGATATTGAAGCTGCCATGAACATGATAAAAATTTTGAGCTACAATGCCACAGGTTCAATAATACCTTCTTTTGTCGACGTAATAAGCGGTGTGAGCAAAACCGCAGACGTAGAGAAGAAATTTGTTAAGGGGGTTCACCACCCAACTGAGATTACGTTAATACTGCTTGATAACAAAAGGAGCGAACTGGCAAAGAATGGATTTAAAGAACTCTTGCACTGCATAGGTTGCGGGAACTGCCTGCTCTACTGCCCCATGTACAACACTATCGGTAACGAATACGCCATAGAAAATTACCTCGGGGGAAAAGGGATTGCTTATTATTCCCTTTCTAATAATGAAAACAATAAGAAACTGGAGCTTTGTTTAACCTGCGGTAAATGCAAAGATAATTGCCCTCTGGAACTGGATATACCTGCAATAATTAAAAAAATCAGAAGTGATGGGATATCTTCTGAGATTTATTATTTTTTAAAATCTCATATGATTTGGGGATATTACCAGATTCTCCTGAAATCAAATGCTCATAAGTTCCAGAAAAATTAATATCATTATGGGCGCTTCTTAAAACCCATAATTTTTGCAAAAAAGTTATATTGATATTGTTTATTTTTAAAATTTTAGACCCTCTCTTTTTTTTTACAATCCAAATATTTATAAGATATCACTCTTATTAAAGTAAATGGTGGTTGAGATGAAATTCAAAATTATTGGAATAATTGCAATAGTGTTAGTATCTGTATTAGTGTTAGGATGCGTGGAATCACAGCCAAGTCAACCGACTTCCACTGAAAGTCCTAAGACTACGGTTGTTTCTACGCCAATACAAACAACATACAACCCTACTAACATAAATGAATTTTCTTCTGCGAATGAAGGTGAAACCATAAGATTCTATTTTTTCTTAGAAGATAGTAATGGTCAAAATACAATTAGTGAAGGTCAAGTCAATCTTCAAATAAAAGATTCTGCAAATAAAACTGTTTTTACACAGCAATTTAATTTTGTAGCTTCTGATTTTGTTGATTATCAATTCAAACTTACAGGGAAAGAAGTTGGAAAAGCATATGAATGGCGTGTGAATCAGAAAGATATTCAGAAAGGTACATCAAAAACAGGAACTGCTGAATTAACTATTACTACTGCAAAGGGGAATGTTTTGAAAGCGACTGATTCTTATGTTGAAATACCAAGTTACACAGAAGAAGAAATAAAGCAGATGTATTTCGAGCAATACAACAAAAATGCTAAAACAAGCGGAGAAGTTATCAGCAAAGGGAATTTTGAAGTTACTTTAGTCAAATATGGTTTCTATACTCATTTGAAATACGATACTTGGGGCGATGAAGTCACGGAGTTCAGAGTTGACTTAAAGGTCAAAAATATTGGTTCTGAAAAAGATTCATTTAGTAATTACGATGCGGTCATACTCTCTGGAACAAATCAATATGAAAGGTCTTATAATAGCAATTTAGATTCTTCAGATATTTATTCTGGGATTGTAAAAGAAGGTTACTTAATATTTGATAATGTCCCAAAGACTTTAACTGGTCAAATAAAAATAATTGCTGGAACTTCATACGATGTGTCTTATAATAAATTGACTTATGAATTTAATGTCCAAATATAGATGAGATAAGAAGCAATATTAGAAATACATCAAACACTCGAACCTTTCGCATCCACAGACAGCCCCTTACTTTTTAAAAGTTAGGATGTCCTTCAGATAGAGAGGAGACAAAAAAATAATATTCTGTAATTTTTTCAGTAAATATGTGTGTCTCTATACTCTATATTTTTGTTGACTTAGAGCGATAAGTGTATTTTGGGGTTCCAGGGTCTATCAAGAGTTTAAGGGAACCCAGTGTTGCATATGCCAGGATTCTAACGAACTCCATACTTTGACTAATAATATTAATACGCATTTCGTAGGTGAATCTAGCCAATTTCTTGTTTCCTGAAGAATTTCTTTGAAAAATTTCATCTGGCAGGTACATATTAAATATAATCCTGTCATCTTTAGTACGTCTAAATGAAGCTCTAGCCATGGGTCTAGTCCATTCAAATTCCTCAAATACATTTGGCTCAATACCATCCATTACCGCCATAACATTATCGTCAGTTGCAAACGTCCTGTAATGAACAAGACAATTGCGTATATCAATAAGGTAAATTACCGCAGGATCGTCAGCAAGCTTAGCGTATACAGGACAATCAGTAGAATCTGTCTTGAAATCTGTAATATACTTAGGAAGCTGTTCATAAGGAGTCAAGAAAACAGGTTTTAATAGATTTCTTAAATTATCCAAGCTTATTCTTGAAAGATTTACGAGAGCGTAGAATTCAAACATTAACTTTTGAACCGACTCATCATTCATCATGATAATACCTGCATTTGTTGTTTTGACTCTCGCTATCACACCCAGACTAACAGATGTGTAATACTTGATTAAATTGCGGCAATGGTATGTAACACCTCGAACATGCCATTCCGACTGATGAACCCTAAGAGATATGTCAGATAGCCTAGATTTTTCTAATGCCTGATGAGAATCATATGATGTTGTTTTTTCAATCTTATCTAGTTCTTCCAAAAAACTTTCAATAGAACGTTCAACTTTGTCATTTTTCTCCATTTTATTCCATCCTCCTATTCCATAGATGAGGCCACGCCATATATCTCATAAACAAATGATTACTTATTACATTGACATTTATGGATTTCGCATTAACTTAATATTTTTAACTCGGCTTTCTTTTTCTGATTATTAGAAAAACAGTATGCACCGATCGGGATTTGAACCCGAGTTATTAGCTTGGAAGGCTAAAGTCATAGCCGCTAGACCATCGGTGCCTGGGCTTTCCTAAGTGATTGAAAGCATTTAATAGTTTCGTTAGTCCAGAGCCACCTCCCGAATCCAAACATATATGTTAGCAGTCCCCGTATTTAAATACGGGGTCTTACATTCAAGCATAATGTGTTGTACAATTTGCCGTACGGGAAAATCAATGTTTCAGTGGATATACCCAAAAAGTATCAGGTCAAGGTCGTAAAACCAAATAAGGCAGCAGCAGCCCTCGATGAGGCAAAGGAGATTGAAGGAGCGCTTAAAGCTCCTGTTAATTCCAGACGATTATCCGAGATAGCAAGGGCAGGGGAAAAGGCAGTGATTATCGTTAATGATACAACCCGTCCCACACCCACTGCCAAGCTGCTCCCACATCTTATTTCCGAATTAAAAGAGGGCGGGGTTGATGATGTAACTGTTGTATTCGGGCTTGGCATACACAGGCGGCAAACAGAGGATGAAAAGAGAGCCATATTAGGGGAATTGTATGGCAAAGTGAAGTGTATCGAGCACGATGTTAATGATTGTGTTTACCTCGGCGCTACATCAAGAGGCACTCCTGTTGAGATATTCAGACCTGTTGCGAATGCTGATATTGTGGTCTGCACCGGAACCATCGAATTCCATTATTACGCAGGCTACTCAGGCGGCGCAAAGTCCGCACTTCCTGCTGTTTCTTCAAAGGGCAGCATTGATGCGAACCATTCCATGATGCTTCTCCCGAATTCGTGTGCAGGAAGGCTTGACAGCCCTGTGAGGCAGGATATTGAAGAGGCTGCATCAATCTTAGGCATCGATTT is from Candidatus Methanoperedens sp. and encodes:
- a CDS encoding LUD domain-containing protein, with the protein product MNYEEVSALQKAFNSVKETQAANLPPDFAERKKRLKTARELCVGNEELLVKAIANLRKNGIKVHIVKEKQEAIDIILNEIGEEKLVVKSKSNVTKEIELTKALEKKGLTVVETDIGDRILQLLHASPSHPTGPVAHLSAKEIAKRLSTHYNKPIKENPEEIVKAVKEDVISNLEKANIGITGANAITAEEGSIVIIHNEGNIHEVMRKEKHIVVTSTDKLYPDIEAAMNMIKILSYNATGSIIPSFVDVISGVSKTADVEKKFVKGVHHPTEITLILLDNKRSELAKNGFKELLHCIGCGNCLLYCPMYNTIGNEYAIENYLGGKGIAYYSLSNNENNKKLELCLTCGKCKDNCPLELDIPAIIKKIRSDGISSEIYYFLKSHMIWGYYQILLKSNAHKFQKN
- a CDS encoding ISNCY family transposase: TMEEFIDNTIIYLGQYFLRNNSESGFSADKRCFGWTVGQKRDDRIETALFCTGVWHNLLNLYPT
- the larA gene encoding nickel-dependent lactate racemase; amino-acid sequence: MPYGKINVSVDIPKKYQVKVVKPNKAAAALDEAKEIEGALKAPVNSRRLSEIARAGEKAVIIVNDTTRPTPTAKLLPHLISELKEGGVDDVTVVFGLGIHRRQTEDEKRAILGELYGKVKCIEHDVNDCVYLGATSRGTPVEIFRPVANADIVVCTGTIEFHYYAGYSGGAKSALPAVSSKGSIDANHSMMLLPNSCAGRLDSPVRQDIEEAASILGIDFILNVVLNDRKEIIFAAAGNYIDAHRKGVAFLDEVMKVKVEPADILIVSPGGFPKDIDIFQSHKALEHAKNAVKEGGSIILVAECREGYGNRVFEEWLRFSRDEVIEKFKSGFVMGGHKAALIAALSKRADLYLVSSLPDETARRAYFIPASLEEALEAALAKHGENARIVVMPYGGSTLVF